The window AATTTGAAAATTTTCTAAACCTGCATCTCGAAGCACAGAGACCATCAAGGCGATGACTTCCGCATCGGCACTGATCGTAGGATCGCCAATCAACTCAATTCCTGCCTGCTCGAATTCAGCCGGCCTTCCCCCTTCATTCTGCTGGGCCCTAAATACATTGGCTGAATAGGCAAGCCTGAGAGGGATCTGGTCATTCAAAAGCTTGGAAGAAGCCACACGGGCAATGGGAGCTGTCATATCCGGCCTGAGGACCAATGTGTGCCCCTGTTGGTCGAGAAGTTTGAATAGCTGCTGATCCATCGTGGAGGAAGCAGCCCCGACTGTTTCATAGAACTCCAAAGTAGGGGTTTCAAGAAAGCGGTAGCCCCACATTTCCATCGTTTTATTTATTCTTTTTTTCATGGACTGCTTTGTTTCATAAATTATAGGAAAGGTATCTCTCATACCCAATGGTTTTTCGAACATAAATCGTTTTGACATCTTAAACCACCTGCACTATTTCTTATTTAATGGTTGGTTCTTTACAATATCTGCAGTCTGAATACACTTCGCTTTCCGCGGGTGACCTTTCTCGGTCGTTCTTCCCTGCGGGGTCTCACATTGGCCCCTATTCCCGCGGGAGTGTACGTGTATTCAGGTTCTTCCGTATTTCGTAACAATATATTGGCAACATCCTATTTAATCAAACGTTTGATTAAAAATTGCTTAATGGCATATTTAATTTTCAAAATACTTTAGTTTGCTAATGTGGTAACAAGATAAAGAAGTTAGTAACTAGTTTATCCATCATTACCATTCCCGTCAACCCCAAACTTTTAAACAAGTTTGGAAGCCATGCACCTTGGTGCCAGGTTTCAGACTGTTGACAAACGCTCGCATTCTTTGTTGCTCGACCTCTTCGGATGCTCATTACCCGGGCGCATTTGAACTTCAAAGCGCCTTTAAGGCAACATTCGCAAAGCGAATATGCCCAGGTAACTCCGCTCCTCATCGGCCTCGCGCTTGGAATGACAAGCGTTATCATTCAGTCTGAATCCATTTAATAATCGATTTTATCTATAAACTAAAAGCCTGATGCTTTTAGCATCAGGCTTTATCTTTTCCGTATATCGGGTCGTTTAGCCAACGGGTTGCCATTTCTTCCTTCGTATAGATGACCCGCATCGGGTTGCCCCCAACGAAGGTGCCAGGCTCCACATCCTTGTGGACCAAAGTTCCAGCCGAGACAATCGCGCCATCCCCGATTTTCACTCCTGGGAGAATGGTCGTGTTTGCCCCGATCATGACCCTGCTTCCTATTTCCACTTGACCTAGTCGGTATTCCTTGATCAAATATTCATGGGCAAGAATGGTCGTATTGTAGCCAATGACCGTATTTTCACCCACTGAAATTTTTTCAGGGAACATGATATCCAGCATCACCATAAGGGCAAAGGATGCCTTTGGACCGACTTCCATGCGCAGAAACGTGCGATACAGCCAACTTTTCATCCCGAGAAACGGTGTATAGCGCGCCAGCTGTATCACAACGAAATTTTTGACAACCTTCCAAAATGGAACGGTCTTATAAACGTGCCAGAGGGAGTTTCCACCTGAAACGGGAAAACGCTCTGTTCTCCTCATCCTTGCTGCTCTCCCACGATTTGAAGCAGATCTGTCATTTCATCGAGCATGAAGTCCGGCTCATACTGTTCCAAATGCTCTCTTCCTTTTGCCGTCCAAGCAACACCAGCGGTATAGGTGCCGGCATTCTTGCCGCCTAAAATATCATGATGGTTATCACCGACCATGATAGCCTCTTCAGGAGTGGAATTCAATTGAGATAATGCCAGGAGAAGTGGCTCTGGATCAGGCTTTGGTGCTTTTACTTCATCCAAAGAAACGATCACATCGAAAAATTGATCCAGCTTTGTCAACTTCAAGCCTTTGATGACAGTAGTCCTTACCTTAGTAGACACGATAGCAAGCTTATATCCCGATTCCTTCAACTGCTTGACCGTTTCAAAAACCCCGGTAAATTCCGTAACCAAATCGTCATGATGGGTCAAGTTATAGTCTCTATAGTGCTTCACCATTTCTTCCAGTTTCTCGGGGTTGATCTTTTCAAATGTCTCCTGAAGAGTCGGTCCCATGAAAGGCAGGACATCCTTTCGTTCATACTGACCAGGGTAATAATGGTTTAACGTATGTAAAAATGAAGAAATAATCAATTCATTCGTATCGATTAACGTTCCATCTAAATCAAATAATAAAGTCGTAATTCGTTGTTTCATAATTTCAATCCACTTCCTTCTATAACCTTAGACTTTTTGCGCTTCCAAAAAAATCCGACAATGAGAGTCAAAACTGTAGCTGTGGACAAACGGATAAGAAGCAGCGGCAGTACATTGATCCCGAGCGGGGCGAAAATAATCGTATCCTCCACAACCGCATGGCAAGCAACAAGAAAGATAAAGGCCAAT is drawn from Falsibacillus albus and contains these coding sequences:
- the ppaX gene encoding pyrophosphatase PpaX, giving the protein MKQRITTLLFDLDGTLIDTNELIISSFLHTLNHYYPGQYERKDVLPFMGPTLQETFEKINPEKLEEMVKHYRDYNLTHHDDLVTEFTGVFETVKQLKESGYKLAIVSTKVRTTVIKGLKLTKLDQFFDVIVSLDEVKAPKPDPEPLLLALSQLNSTPEEAIMVGDNHHDILGGKNAGTYTAGVAWTAKGREHLEQYEPDFMLDEMTDLLQIVGEQQG
- a CDS encoding acyltransferase → MRRTERFPVSGGNSLWHVYKTVPFWKVVKNFVVIQLARYTPFLGMKSWLYRTFLRMEVGPKASFALMVMLDIMFPEKISVGENTVIGYNTTILAHEYLIKEYRLGQVEIGSRVMIGANTTILPGVKIGDGAIVSAGTLVHKDVEPGTFVGGNPMRVIYTKEEMATRWLNDPIYGKDKA